Proteins from a single region of Amycolatopsis sp. CA-230715:
- a CDS encoding transposase — MPPRKRRSYTAEYKVEAAHRVIDSGRTIAEVSRELGIDAGMLSVWVKDERRRVTAAEVHGDKPLEAAERAELLRLRGQVAELEKDNAFLVKASAYFAAMQKNRPGSL; from the coding sequence ATGCCTCCTCGCAAGCGCCGGTCGTACACGGCGGAGTACAAGGTCGAGGCTGCTCACCGCGTGATCGATTCCGGCCGGACAATCGCTGAGGTTTCCCGCGAGCTGGGTATCGACGCGGGCATGTTGAGTGTCTGGGTCAAAGACGAACGTCGACGGGTCACCGCGGCCGAGGTCCACGGAGACAAACCTCTGGAGGCCGCCGAACGGGCCGAACTGTTGCGCTTGCGCGGACAGGTGGCCGAGCTAGAGAAGGACAACGCCTTCCTGGTAAAAGCCTCGGCGTACTTTGCCGCGATGCAGAAGAACCGGCCCGGTTCGCTCTGA
- a CDS encoding IS3 family transposase codes for MAKYAGPDEFTDTRSPSNARFSIRRMARLLGVSTSGYYAHAKRVAATVLTPRQQRRADLEVKITQVHQDSRGTYGSPRITAELRDQGEVVTAKTVAKIMASIGLEGISPRTFKVKTTVADPAASFPPDLVDRHFDRDRLDAVWLTDITYLTCGQGDMFLCAIRDGHSRKVLGYSISDHIGAEMVTDAIDAAVGTRGGRCRGTILHSDRGGEYTAHLTAKACFRHGLRRSMGVTGICWDNSPAESFWSTFKHEHYYRHAYVTKTELVAAIDKWITFYNSIRRNSAIGMLSPNNFEQSLRTAA; via the coding sequence ATGGCCAAGTACGCCGGCCCTGACGAGTTCACCGACACCAGGTCGCCGTCGAACGCGCGGTTCTCGATCCGGCGGATGGCACGGCTGCTGGGTGTGTCGACGTCGGGTTACTACGCGCACGCCAAACGCGTCGCAGCGACGGTGCTGACACCGCGGCAGCAACGCCGGGCCGACCTCGAGGTGAAGATCACCCAGGTGCACCAGGATTCCCGCGGGACCTATGGTTCGCCGCGGATCACCGCCGAACTGCGCGATCAGGGTGAGGTGGTTACCGCGAAGACGGTTGCCAAGATCATGGCCTCGATCGGGTTGGAAGGTATCAGCCCGCGCACGTTCAAGGTGAAGACGACAGTGGCCGATCCGGCCGCGTCGTTCCCACCGGATCTGGTCGACCGGCACTTCGACCGGGACCGGCTCGACGCGGTCTGGCTGACCGACATCACGTACCTGACGTGTGGTCAGGGTGACATGTTCCTGTGTGCGATCCGGGACGGGCACTCCCGGAAAGTGTTGGGCTACAGCATATCCGACCACATCGGCGCCGAGATGGTCACCGACGCGATCGATGCCGCCGTGGGCACCCGTGGCGGCAGATGCCGTGGCACGATCCTGCATTCCGACCGTGGCGGCGAGTACACCGCGCACCTGACAGCGAAGGCGTGCTTCCGGCACGGGCTGCGCCGGTCGATGGGCGTGACCGGAATCTGCTGGGACAACAGCCCAGCGGAGTCGTTCTGGTCGACGTTCAAACACGAGCACTACTACCGGCACGCCTACGTCACGAAGACAGAACTCGTTGCCGCGATTGACAAATGGATCACCTTCTACAACAGTATCCGACGGAACTCCGCCATCGGGATGCTCAGTCCCAACAACTTCGAGCAGTCACTCCGAACGGCTGCCTGA